A genomic region of Chlorobaculum parvum NCIB 8327 contains the following coding sequences:
- a CDS encoding N-acetyltransferase, which translates to MPATETIIRNARLNEAEQISRMTDAYAGKGIMLKRPVESIIEHIRNFFVAEYQGQLIGCCAVAFYSVKLAEIRSLAVVDEFRGRGIGSLLVRKAESVLTEEGVKEVFVLTLSPGFFDKMGYKQIEKEYFPQKIWRDCTNCPKLMACDEIAMVRTLNH; encoded by the coding sequence ATGCCGGCAACTGAGACCATCATCCGCAACGCGCGGCTGAATGAGGCTGAACAGATTTCCCGGATGACGGACGCTTATGCCGGGAAGGGCATCATGCTCAAGCGGCCTGTCGAGAGCATCATCGAGCATATTCGTAATTTCTTTGTGGCCGAATACCAGGGACAGCTTATCGGCTGTTGTGCGGTGGCCTTCTACTCGGTCAAGCTGGCTGAAATCCGCTCGCTTGCCGTGGTTGATGAGTTCCGCGGCAGAGGCATCGGAAGTCTTCTGGTCAGAAAAGCCGAATCTGTGCTGACCGAAGAGGGGGTCAAGGAGGTGTTCGTGCTGACGCTCAGTCCCGGATTTTTCGATAAAATGGGGTATAAGCAGATTGAAAAAGAGTATTTTCCTCAGAAAATCTGGCGCGATTGCACCAACTGCCCGAAACTCATGGCGTGCGATGAAATCGCGATGGTAAGAACTCTTAACCATTAA
- a CDS encoding HPr family phosphocarrier protein, producing MIVQEVTITNSAGLHTRPAAAVVKLASKFKSEFFIEMEGSAINAKSIIGVMSLAAPKGSRLVLRLEGEDEAEAARQLIEFFEQGFGEK from the coding sequence GTGATCGTCCAGGAAGTGACCATAACCAACAGTGCGGGACTCCATACCCGGCCTGCGGCGGCTGTCGTCAAACTCGCCTCCAAATTCAAGTCCGAATTTTTCATCGAGATGGAGGGCTCTGCCATCAATGCCAAATCCATCATCGGTGTGATGAGCCTGGCTGCCCCCAAGGGTTCGCGCCTTGTGCTCCGCCTGGAAGGGGAGGACGAGGCGGAAGCCGCGCGGCAGCTTATCGAATTTTTCGAACAGGGGTTCGGCGAGAAGTAA
- a CDS encoding glycosyltransferase family 4 protein: MKGGIARFSESLRQALGVAGCDVTAVPYRRLWPRWLLKGRPAVEPGVELPASTPFSIDLMNPFTWFSVARQLRQSRPDVLLVAYWSAVLAPLITILRWISGLPSVVLLHNFTSHESIPGEPMLKRLLVSSSDGFITLSRSVESELLGFSPDARTCSLFHPLYESQTPAPAKIEARRTLGLPEDAPVLLFFGYVREYKGLDTLLNAMVAVVREQPSAKLVVAGEFMLDSARFRDEARQLGIDGAVEFREGYVPASEVAMLMAAADAVVLPYRSATQSGVAPLAFGHGVPVIACSAGGLDAQVEHGKTGWIVREEGASALADGIVEFFRERDQLPLEEGIAEVCRKLSWSAFASESATFLERCSRRSA, from the coding sequence TTGAAAGGGGGGATTGCACGCTTTAGCGAAAGCCTACGGCAGGCGCTGGGCGTGGCTGGTTGCGATGTGACGGCCGTGCCTTACCGCCGCCTCTGGCCTCGCTGGCTGCTGAAGGGGCGTCCGGCGGTCGAACCCGGCGTCGAACTACCGGCATCGACGCCGTTCTCCATCGATCTGATGAATCCCTTCACCTGGTTTTCGGTGGCTCGCCAGCTTCGCCAGAGCCGCCCTGACGTGCTGCTCGTTGCCTACTGGAGTGCTGTCCTTGCGCCACTAATCACGATCTTGCGCTGGATCAGCGGCCTGCCGAGCGTGGTGCTGCTACACAATTTCACTTCTCATGAATCCATTCCGGGGGAACCGATGCTGAAGCGCTTGCTGGTTTCATCGTCCGACGGTTTCATCACCCTCTCCCGCAGCGTCGAGTCGGAGCTGCTCGGCTTCAGCCCTGACGCGCGCACCTGTTCGCTGTTTCATCCTCTCTACGAGTCGCAAACGCCTGCTCCCGCCAAGATCGAAGCGCGGCGCACGCTGGGTTTGCCGGAGGATGCGCCGGTGCTGCTCTTTTTCGGCTACGTTCGTGAGTACAAAGGCCTCGATACGCTGCTTAATGCGATGGTTGCCGTAGTGCGCGAACAGCCGTCGGCGAAGCTGGTTGTTGCCGGGGAGTTCATGCTCGATTCGGCGCGCTTCCGTGACGAGGCCCGGCAGCTCGGCATCGACGGCGCTGTCGAGTTTCGCGAAGGGTACGTGCCTGCCAGTGAGGTTGCCATGCTGATGGCCGCCGCCGATGCCGTAGTGTTGCCTTACCGTTCGGCCACGCAGTCAGGCGTTGCGCCGCTCGCTTTCGGCCACGGCGTGCCGGTGATAGCTTGCAGCGCCGGAGGTCTCGATGCACAGGTCGAGCACGGGAAGACCGGTTGGATCGTCCGCGAAGAGGGGGCTTCGGCACTGGCCGACGGGATCGTTGAATTTTTCCGCGAGCGCGACCAATTGCCGCTGGAGGAGGGGATCGCCGAAGTTTGCCGCAAGCTTTCGTGGAGTGCGTTCGCATCGGAATCGGCCACTTTTCTTGAGCGATGTTCCCGGAGGTCGGCATGA
- a CDS encoding glycosyltransferase family 2 protein, with protein sequence MNGEKTAVIVLNWNGAADTLVCLASLGKVRQPEFTVIMADNGSTDGSVALVRRAFPEVEILELGRNLGFAGGNNAAFRSLRGRGFDNVVFLNNDTIVDPGFLQPLIETLRDAWVGIVAPKILYIDDPARIWYAGGAVNPATGLIEHTGIRQSDGPRFDALKPVGYATGCCLAMRCPVFDEVGGFDERFRMYGEDVDLSMKVRERGLAVMYQPASRIWHRVSASSGGEMNFGKQLRKSGAAMTLFAKHGMFSSLVLYPLLLPFRALLGLLRFQLFRRASSQEREDA encoded by the coding sequence ATGAACGGCGAAAAAACGGCAGTCATCGTGCTGAACTGGAACGGTGCGGCTGACACGCTCGTCTGTCTGGCGTCGCTCGGGAAGGTGCGCCAGCCGGAGTTCACTGTCATCATGGCCGACAACGGCTCGACCGACGGCTCGGTCGCGCTCGTCCGCCGGGCTTTTCCGGAGGTCGAAATTCTCGAACTTGGGCGCAACCTCGGCTTTGCGGGAGGCAATAACGCAGCATTCCGTTCGCTGCGAGGGCGCGGCTTCGATAACGTGGTGTTCCTGAACAACGACACCATCGTTGATCCCGGCTTCCTCCAGCCGCTCATCGAAACCCTGCGCGATGCGTGGGTTGGCATCGTCGCTCCGAAAATTCTCTACATAGACGATCCGGCGCGCATCTGGTATGCGGGCGGTGCGGTCAACCCTGCGACGGGGCTGATCGAGCACACGGGCATCCGCCAGTCCGATGGCCCGCGTTTCGACGCGCTGAAGCCGGTCGGGTACGCCACCGGTTGCTGCCTGGCAATGAGGTGCCCTGTGTTCGATGAGGTCGGTGGTTTCGACGAGCGGTTCCGGATGTACGGCGAGGATGTCGATCTCTCGATGAAGGTGCGCGAGCGCGGCCTCGCCGTCATGTATCAGCCCGCGTCGCGCATCTGGCATCGTGTGTCAGCCTCGTCCGGCGGGGAGATGAACTTCGGAAAGCAGCTCCGAAAGAGCGGCGCAGCTATGACGCTGTTCGCAAAGCACGGCATGTTCAGTAGCCTCGTGCTCTATCCGCTGCTGCTGCCGTTCCGGGCTCTGCTCGGTCTGTTGCGCTTCCAACTGTTCCGGCGAGCGTCATCGCAAGAGCGGGAGGATGCATGA
- a CDS encoding methyltransferase domain-containing protein, with amino-acid sequence MTVGQPFRTVVDQTWSADPAHRMRWEKSLAFVAASDAISLPARAGLDIGDRTPATAMLEAHFGCRFDTTSVDLDTEPLDVAARYPVVTAFEVIEHLYNPLHLLLQVRDALDPAPSSRLFLSTPAWKPGFLQSPDHFHEMPKRSLDALVARAGFEVVRSAEFGIRSPLFCLHGIRPMLRCIFEKIRIYELAARR; translated from the coding sequence ATGACGGTCGGACAACCATTTCGGACGGTCGTTGACCAGACGTGGAGCGCCGATCCCGCGCACCGGATGCGGTGGGAGAAAAGTCTTGCGTTCGTCGCAGCGTCCGACGCGATCTCGCTTCCGGCGCGGGCGGGACTTGACATCGGCGACCGCACGCCTGCGACCGCGATGCTCGAAGCGCACTTCGGCTGCCGCTTCGACACGACCTCGGTTGATCTCGACACCGAGCCGCTCGATGTGGCTGCGCGCTATCCGGTGGTAACGGCGTTCGAGGTTATCGAGCACCTCTACAATCCGCTTCACCTGTTGCTTCAGGTTCGCGACGCGCTCGATCCTGCGCCGTCGTCGCGCCTGTTCCTCTCCACTCCGGCGTGGAAGCCGGGCTTCCTGCAAAGCCCCGATCATTTCCACGAAATGCCGAAGCGCTCGCTTGACGCGCTCGTTGCGAGGGCCGGATTCGAGGTGGTGCGGAGCGCGGAGTTCGGCATCCGCTCTCCGCTTTTCTGTCTGCATGGTATCAGGCCGATGCTGCGCTGCATCTTTGAAAAAATCAGGATTTACGAGCTTGCGGCGCGGCGGTGA
- a CDS encoding glycosyltransferase has translation MKKSGFTSLRRGGEHIDLIWFSEIQWDFLSTRKQRLLARFPEEWRILFIEPFTLGRKQHWLPAKRGRVTVVTVPFLKTIPLGKPQLFDNPLIRWFVTLVGRTLAAFWFRLLGFSSADRIIGLSNIYWGDAAAVMPCRLRFYDANDDHLAFTPGQPWLHDSMRRFVEKADLIFYVSDPLLDKLMPRLVSSQYQTVWRIPRHCEEHRDAAIHANPAKSTKDGSPRTDRSGLAMTNIRHFLLDTLPEQRCVELGNGVEFDHFATPRRETPSQLAGLPRPILGYAGAMDWLDADLVASVAKAWPEFSVVLVGPAYASDWAERHADLLCLPNVHWVGKIDYDELPAWVQQFDLALMPLERSDLKRASNPNKLYEYAAACVPILAIDYCDAVRKASDVVHVVSTSEEFVRLVPDALADCRKGERHAFARAHSWDALAAAMVRELRDAMQWRRS, from the coding sequence TTGAAAAAATCAGGATTTACGAGCTTGCGGCGCGGCGGTGAACACATCGACCTCATCTGGTTCTCCGAAATCCAGTGGGACTTTCTTTCGACCCGCAAGCAGCGGTTGCTCGCCCGCTTTCCGGAGGAGTGGCGGATCCTTTTCATCGAGCCCTTCACGCTTGGTCGTAAGCAGCACTGGCTGCCGGCCAAACGTGGGCGTGTAACGGTGGTGACGGTGCCGTTCCTCAAAACCATTCCGCTCGGAAAGCCGCAGCTTTTCGACAACCCGCTTATCCGCTGGTTTGTTACGCTTGTCGGTCGAACGCTTGCCGCATTCTGGTTTCGTCTGTTGGGATTTTCATCCGCCGACCGGATCATCGGACTGAGCAATATTTACTGGGGCGACGCGGCGGCTGTGATGCCTTGCCGGTTGCGGTTCTACGACGCCAACGACGACCACCTCGCCTTTACGCCCGGCCAGCCGTGGCTGCACGACTCGATGCGCCGGTTTGTCGAAAAGGCCGACCTGATTTTTTACGTGAGTGATCCGTTGCTCGACAAACTCATGCCGAGACTAGTGTCAAGTCAATACCAAACAGTCTGGCGTATTCCCCGTCATTGCGAGGAGCATCGCGACGCGGCAATCCATGCGAACCCTGCGAAATCAACAAAAGATGGATCGCCACGTACCGACAGGTCGGGACTCGCGATGACGAATATCCGTCATTTTTTGCTTGACACGCTACCGGAGCAGCGATGCGTCGAACTCGGCAACGGCGTCGAGTTCGACCACTTCGCAACGCCTCGTCGCGAAACGCCGTCGCAACTTGCCGGGTTGCCCAGGCCGATTCTGGGCTACGCGGGCGCGATGGATTGGCTCGACGCCGATCTCGTCGCGTCGGTCGCCAAAGCGTGGCCGGAGTTCAGCGTCGTGCTCGTTGGCCCGGCGTATGCGAGCGACTGGGCGGAGCGTCACGCCGATTTGCTCTGCTTGCCGAATGTTCACTGGGTTGGCAAGATCGATTACGACGAGCTTCCGGCGTGGGTGCAGCAGTTCGATCTGGCGCTGATGCCGCTCGAACGGAGCGATTTGAAACGGGCTTCCAATCCGAACAAGCTCTACGAGTACGCGGCGGCGTGCGTGCCGATTCTCGCCATCGATTACTGCGATGCCGTCCGGAAGGCGAGCGATGTGGTGCACGTCGTCTCGACATCTGAGGAGTTTGTCCGGCTCGTACCCGATGCGCTTGCCGATTGTCGGAAGGGTGAGCGACATGCGTTCGCCCGGGCGCACAGTTGGGACGCGCTTGCTGCCGCGATGGTGCGAGAGTTGCGTGACGCCATGCAATGGAGGCGGTCGTGA
- a CDS encoding flippase: MKREVTIAREAGISMVGFVFGQVVRFAYNLLAARLLGVDALGTYALVVAVQQVAEVLAIGGYDSGLLRFVNQREGEEQRQVIAAAIKRTSLASLVAGLLIVLFSGSLTSLLHGDGVLRMTLLAVAVALPMSVTTSMAGFAIQAQRRLMPKMMATQIIVPGLFLLTMLAARYLWGREAALALPFLVAPLLALLWIVPRFRSMTGIGLPTVLQAERSRELSRFALPLLAIALFSILSHWIDVVMLGLLTDVRTVGIYQPAARTAGLLRSVLVAFSSIAAPMIAGYYGRQEHDGIRATYEMVNRWIVMIVMVPFLLLALFPAEVLSVFGKGFGAGSTALVLLAAASLLHASFGLGSTVLAMSGGERLSMVNQAVALFLQVLLHWLLIPRFGLNGAALSTLIVMALLTVVRMVELRYVLDIPFFSIKLWKPLAAGVAAGVAMLAVSSALSPQPLFMLLAMAGLTGAAVYVLLIRAFRLEQEELEVIFKFMPFLNTQSKNENP, encoded by the coding sequence GTGAAACGCGAGGTGACGATTGCGCGGGAGGCCGGTATTTCGATGGTCGGTTTCGTGTTTGGGCAGGTGGTGCGCTTCGCTTACAACCTGCTCGCTGCGCGGCTGCTCGGGGTCGATGCGCTTGGCACCTATGCGCTCGTTGTCGCGGTGCAGCAGGTGGCCGAAGTGTTGGCGATTGGTGGTTACGATTCCGGACTCCTGCGCTTCGTCAACCAGCGGGAGGGTGAGGAGCAGCGCCAGGTGATCGCTGCGGCTATAAAACGAACCTCGCTTGCATCCCTTGTTGCTGGGTTGCTGATCGTGCTCTTCTCCGGATCGCTCACCTCGTTGTTACACGGCGACGGAGTGCTGCGCATGACCCTGCTCGCGGTCGCTGTGGCGTTGCCGATGTCGGTGACGACCAGCATGGCCGGGTTTGCCATTCAGGCCCAGCGGCGTCTCATGCCCAAAATGATGGCGACCCAGATCATCGTGCCTGGACTGTTTTTGCTCACCATGCTTGCTGCACGCTATCTTTGGGGACGCGAGGCCGCGCTGGCGTTGCCTTTTCTTGTGGCTCCGCTGCTTGCTCTTTTGTGGATTGTACCGCGATTCAGATCGATGACCGGCATCGGGCTGCCAACGGTGCTGCAGGCTGAACGGAGCCGAGAGCTCAGCCGGTTTGCCCTGCCGCTGCTTGCTATTGCGCTCTTCTCGATTCTTTCACACTGGATCGATGTGGTGATGCTGGGCTTGCTGACCGACGTGCGTACCGTGGGCATCTACCAGCCCGCAGCCCGGACGGCAGGGCTGCTGCGCTCCGTGTTGGTGGCATTTTCCAGCATCGCCGCGCCGATGATCGCCGGGTATTACGGGCGGCAGGAACACGACGGAATACGGGCTACCTACGAGATGGTCAATCGCTGGATCGTGATGATTGTCATGGTGCCGTTTCTGCTGCTTGCGCTTTTTCCCGCCGAGGTGCTTTCGGTGTTCGGCAAAGGGTTCGGCGCGGGATCGACGGCGCTGGTGCTGCTTGCCGCTGCTTCGTTGCTGCACGCCTCGTTCGGGCTTGGCAGCACGGTGCTCGCCATGAGCGGCGGGGAGCGTCTGAGCATGGTCAATCAGGCCGTGGCGCTCTTTTTGCAGGTGCTGCTGCACTGGTTGCTGATTCCACGTTTCGGGTTGAATGGCGCGGCACTTTCGACCCTGATCGTCATGGCGCTGCTGACCGTCGTGCGGATGGTCGAATTGCGCTATGTACTCGACATCCCATTTTTCTCCATCAAGCTTTGGAAGCCGCTTGCGGCAGGCGTAGCGGCAGGCGTAGCCATGCTTGCCGTAAGCTCCGCCCTCTCTCCGCAGCCATTGTTTATGCTGCTCGCCATGGCAGGCTTGACGGGAGCGGCGGTGTATGTGTTGCTCATCCGTGCGTTCCGGTTGGAACAGGAGGAGCTGGAGGTTATTTTCAAATTCATGCCTTTTCTGAACACTCAAAGCAAGAACGAAAACCCGTGA
- a CDS encoding glycosyltransferase family protein, with protein MKHAAWPYLIAILLFALMLALPFGPILSLHLVPGSPDSVTPMALGKALEALQVQSGHYPLWQPWTFSGMPTVAAFSYLSGLYLPNLVFGALHIDPMYIQLLHLVFAGMGGFVLARQLGLGSTAAFFAGSAFMLNPYMTAMLAYGHGSQLMTAAYMPWVLWAAIRLSERGSLADAGLLALLVGLQLQRAHVQIAWYTWMLVVPLLAVKILVDKNAGGSKIKTGGFALAALVLGVAVALQVYLPALGYLPFSARGAAGDAADAYRYATMWSMHPAELLTYLLPGAYGFGGVTYWGFMPFTDFPHYAGLIVLGFAVGGAVAGRKKPVVLFFIAMTVLALLLSFGNFFSPVYDLFYRFAPKFSSFRVPSMVLIVVALCLAMLSGFGLQAWLDKPLGDSSRFLKWAGIAVGVMAILFLSLESGLEQLLRASFPPVRIDNFSLVSMVGDLRWELFRSSLFMLILVFAGVLGLLWLVAKGMINARQAALVLVTVSSIDLLWMDHKIVSPADNSLRMSPLVERASLDVALEEDEVTRFLSSREGLFRIYPVGRLFSENKFSVAGIESTGGYHAAKLGVYQELLSRTENLANLDVLRMLNVRYVVSPQPLHAEELKPVASGALSLVSGQVPVAVYELSGAMPRAWFAPQADAVQSEAAAVEAVMQGGGSDGGVFVEAAPWQGVKRFAPGEVLSMQRSAESITMKVRADGEALLVLSEVWYPQGWKLTVDGRAQQALKVDGVIRGVIVPPGEHEVRFVYDRSRFETGRMVSTVATLLSLGLIVAGSVLGRGSSKSSNLASKS; from the coding sequence GTGAAGCACGCTGCCTGGCCGTACCTGATTGCCATTCTCCTTTTTGCCCTTATGCTGGCGCTGCCTTTCGGCCCGATTCTGAGCCTGCATCTCGTGCCGGGCTCGCCGGACAGCGTCACACCGATGGCGCTCGGCAAGGCGCTCGAGGCGCTTCAGGTTCAATCCGGCCACTATCCGCTCTGGCAGCCCTGGACCTTTTCAGGAATGCCGACCGTAGCGGCGTTCAGTTATCTGAGCGGACTTTATCTCCCGAACCTCGTGTTCGGTGCGCTGCACATCGATCCGATGTACATCCAGCTTTTGCACCTTGTGTTTGCTGGCATGGGTGGCTTCGTGCTTGCGCGGCAGCTCGGGCTGGGCAGCACTGCGGCTTTTTTTGCCGGGTCGGCCTTCATGCTCAATCCCTACATGACCGCCATGCTCGCCTATGGGCACGGCAGCCAGCTCATGACGGCGGCGTACATGCCGTGGGTGCTCTGGGCGGCGATCCGCCTTTCCGAGCGGGGCAGCCTTGCTGATGCGGGTTTGCTGGCGCTCCTGGTCGGTTTGCAGCTCCAGCGCGCACATGTGCAGATCGCCTGGTACACCTGGATGCTTGTTGTGCCATTGCTCGCTGTGAAGATTCTGGTTGACAAAAATGCGGGTGGATCGAAAATCAAAACCGGCGGATTCGCGCTCGCGGCTTTGGTGCTTGGCGTGGCGGTGGCGTTGCAGGTCTATCTGCCCGCGCTCGGCTATCTGCCCTTTTCGGCGCGCGGCGCTGCGGGTGATGCTGCCGATGCGTATCGTTACGCGACGATGTGGTCGATGCACCCCGCCGAATTGCTCACCTACCTGTTGCCGGGCGCTTACGGCTTCGGCGGTGTCACCTACTGGGGCTTCATGCCCTTCACCGATTTTCCGCACTACGCGGGCCTCATCGTCCTCGGATTTGCGGTTGGCGGTGCGGTTGCCGGGCGCAAAAAGCCCGTCGTGCTCTTTTTTATCGCCATGACGGTGCTGGCTCTGCTGCTTTCGTTCGGCAATTTCTTCAGTCCGGTGTATGATCTCTTCTATCGTTTCGCGCCCAAGTTCAGCTCCTTCCGAGTGCCGTCGATGGTGCTGATTGTCGTAGCGCTCTGTCTCGCGATGCTCTCCGGATTCGGCTTGCAGGCGTGGCTCGACAAGCCGCTTGGCGACTCCTCCCGCTTCCTGAAATGGGCTGGCATTGCCGTAGGGGTAATGGCGATTCTGTTCCTGTCGCTTGAGAGTGGTCTGGAGCAGCTGCTTCGGGCATCGTTCCCGCCCGTGCGCATCGACAACTTCAGCCTGGTTTCGATGGTGGGCGACCTCCGCTGGGAGCTGTTCAGGAGCAGCCTGTTCATGCTTATCCTTGTTTTTGCCGGTGTGCTTGGTCTGTTGTGGCTGGTTGCAAAAGGGATGATCAATGCGCGGCAGGCTGCGCTGGTGCTGGTGACGGTTTCCTCCATCGATTTGCTCTGGATGGATCACAAGATCGTTTCGCCTGCGGACAACTCCCTCCGCATGTCGCCGCTGGTGGAGCGCGCCTCGCTCGATGTAGCGCTCGAAGAGGACGAAGTCACGCGTTTTCTGTCGAGCCGCGAGGGGCTGTTCAGAATCTATCCGGTCGGACGCCTTTTCTCGGAGAACAAGTTCAGTGTCGCGGGAATCGAATCGACCGGCGGCTACCATGCCGCCAAGCTCGGCGTTTATCAGGAACTGCTCAGCCGCACGGAGAATCTGGCCAATCTCGATGTGCTTCGGATGCTCAACGTCAGGTATGTGGTGTCGCCGCAGCCTTTGCACGCCGAAGAGCTGAAGCCGGTGGCGTCGGGCGCGCTGTCGCTGGTGTCGGGCCAGGTGCCGGTGGCGGTCTATGAGCTGTCCGGAGCGATGCCGCGCGCGTGGTTCGCACCGCAGGCCGATGCTGTGCAGAGCGAAGCCGCGGCAGTGGAGGCGGTCATGCAGGGAGGGGGAAGCGATGGCGGTGTCTTTGTCGAAGCTGCGCCCTGGCAGGGAGTGAAGCGTTTTGCGCCGGGCGAAGTGCTCTCCATGCAGCGCAGTGCCGAGTCGATCACGATGAAGGTTCGCGCGGACGGCGAGGCGTTGCTGGTGCTCAGCGAGGTTTGGTATCCGCAGGGCTGGAAGCTCACCGTCGATGGCCGCGCGCAGCAGGCGCTCAAGGTTGACGGCGTGATTCGCGGCGTCATCGTGCCGCCCGGCGAGCATGAAGTGCGCTTCGTCTATGATCGCAGCCGCTTCGAGACCGGCCGGATGGTTTCGACTGTCGCCACACTGCTTTCGCTCGGGCTCATCGTGGCCGGTAGCGTGCTTGGCCGAGGTTCATCAAAATCATCAAATTTAGCCAGCAAATCGTGA
- a CDS encoding DUF302 domain-containing protein, producing the protein MEIKTPYAFGKTIDLPFAEADPKVRAELAKEGFGVISEIDVKKKFAEKLKIDFRNYVILGACNPPIAHQVLSRELPVGTLLPCNVVLYSTDDDKTSVVVMDPVPPLSMAEHPEVVAHAKEVAEKMHRVIAAL; encoded by the coding sequence ATGGAGATTAAAACCCCATACGCTTTCGGAAAAACCATCGATCTGCCCTTTGCCGAAGCCGATCCGAAGGTTCGCGCAGAGCTTGCCAAAGAAGGGTTCGGCGTCATTTCGGAGATCGACGTGAAGAAAAAATTTGCCGAAAAGCTTAAGATCGACTTCCGCAACTATGTCATTCTCGGCGCGTGCAATCCGCCCATTGCCCATCAGGTGCTGAGCCGCGAGTTGCCGGTCGGAACGCTGCTGCCCTGTAACGTCGTACTCTACTCCACCGACGACGACAAAACCTCCGTGGTCGTCATGGACCCCGTGCCTCCGCTTTCGATGGCCGAACATCCGGAAGTCGTAGCGCACGCCAAAGAGGTGGCTGAAAAGATGCATCGCGTTATTGCTGCCCTCTGA
- the corA gene encoding magnesium/cobalt transporter CorA → MSTGNHTPHKKRQKKRIFRSRVKALGQPPGSLIHIGEQKVEQTGITAFGYDEGQAVAVEVKNVEECLGLKERFKVLWINVDGLHDTAVIGMLGELFGIDSLTQEDILDTGQRPKVEDFERYLFLSLRMLDFNRELNEITQEQLSIVLGPGYVITFQEKPGDMFEPVRQRIRSAASKLRKHDADFLAYALVDAVVDRYFSILEEIENRIDTLDSEMMADFSQEAFNALYAMKRELIIFRKTVWPLREIIGSITREDFDVVGEGVDPYFRDIYDHIVQVIDTIEVFREIVNGMHETYLAGVNNRMNEIMKFLTMIATVFMPLSFIAGIYGMNFKYMPELSFHWGYFTVLGVMVLIAIGFMVYYRSRKWF, encoded by the coding sequence ATGAGCACCGGAAATCATACGCCCCACAAGAAAAGGCAGAAAAAGCGGATCTTCCGAAGCCGCGTCAAAGCGCTCGGCCAGCCGCCGGGTTCCCTGATCCATATCGGTGAGCAGAAGGTCGAACAGACCGGCATCACGGCATTCGGCTACGATGAGGGGCAGGCAGTTGCGGTTGAAGTAAAGAATGTCGAAGAGTGCCTTGGCTTGAAAGAGCGTTTCAAGGTGCTCTGGATCAACGTCGATGGCTTGCATGACACCGCGGTGATCGGCATGCTCGGGGAGCTGTTCGGCATCGATTCGCTGACGCAGGAGGATATTCTCGACACCGGGCAGCGCCCGAAGGTGGAGGATTTCGAGCGATACCTCTTTCTGTCGCTCCGGATGCTCGATTTCAACCGTGAGCTGAACGAAATCACCCAAGAGCAGTTGAGCATCGTGCTCGGCCCCGGCTATGTCATCACTTTTCAGGAAAAGCCCGGCGACATGTTCGAGCCCGTGCGCCAGCGCATCAGAAGCGCCGCTTCCAAACTCAGGAAGCATGATGCCGACTTTCTCGCCTACGCGCTCGTCGATGCGGTGGTCGATCGCTACTTCTCGATCCTCGAAGAGATCGAGAACCGCATCGATACGCTCGATTCTGAAATGATGGCCGACTTCAGCCAGGAGGCCTTCAACGCGCTTTATGCCATGAAACGGGAGCTGATCATTTTCCGCAAAACCGTCTGGCCATTGCGGGAGATCATCGGCAGCATCACGCGGGAGGATTTCGACGTCGTGGGCGAAGGGGTCGATCCCTATTTCCGTGATATTTACGACCACATCGTGCAGGTGATCGACACCATCGAAGTGTTCCGCGAAATCGTTAACGGCATGCACGAAACCTACCTGGCCGGGGTGAACAACCGCATGAACGAAATCATGAAGTTCCTCACCATGATCGCCACGGTCTTCATGCCGCTCTCATTTATCGCCGGCATCTATGGCATGAATTTCAAATACATGCCCGAGTTGAGCTTCCATTGGGGATACTTCACCGTACTTGGTGTGATGGTGCTGATCGCGATCGGGTTTATGGTTTACTACCGATCGAGGAAGTGGTTCTGA
- a CDS encoding YqhA family protein, producing the protein MLQRLLSSSRYLVLIAVVGTFLASLTLLVFGGISVVQLIADTVMHADISGKTGKLLVLGFIEAIDLFLLGTVFFMISLGLYELFIDDSIPVPDWLEIHTLDDLKDKLVGVIVVVMGVVFLGHVIKWHGEQELIWLGGAIALVTAGLTWFVSNKKKK; encoded by the coding sequence ATGTTACAGCGACTGCTCTCTTCAAGCCGCTATCTCGTTCTCATCGCCGTTGTCGGCACCTTCCTCGCCTCATTGACGCTGCTTGTCTTCGGCGGCATTTCGGTGGTGCAACTCATTGCCGACACCGTCATGCACGCAGACATTTCCGGCAAAACCGGCAAGCTGCTCGTGCTCGGGTTCATCGAAGCCATCGACCTGTTCCTGCTCGGCACAGTCTTTTTCATGATTTCGCTGGGCTTGTACGAGCTGTTTATCGACGACTCAATTCCCGTACCGGACTGGCTGGAAATTCACACGCTCGACGACCTGAAAGACAAGCTGGTCGGCGTCATCGTCGTGGTTATGGGCGTAGTGTTTCTCGGCCATGTCATCAAGTGGCACGGAGAACAGGAGCTGATCTGGCTTGGCGGGGCGATCGCGCTGGTCACGGCGGGGCTGACCTGGTTTGTGAGCAACAAGAAAAAGAAATAG